A section of the Ranitomeya imitator isolate aRanImi1 chromosome 7, aRanImi1.pri, whole genome shotgun sequence genome encodes:
- the ATXN2L gene encoding ataxin-2-like protein isoform X4: MLKQPQSSPATRKPAATTAAAMAVSTPGGGSPGSPNGSLPPAGSRSQERPGAGRGRSIVKGLQPPVFEGIYNNSRMLHFLTAVVGSTCDVKVKNGTTYQGIFKTLSSKFELAIDAVHKKTSDQVPGPKREEIVDTMIFKHSDVMLVHFHNVDFSYATKDKFTDSAIAMNSKVNGEHKDKVLMRWDGGENSDDYDLDSDISNGWDANEMFKFNEDIHGVKTTYDSSLSSYTVPLEKDNSEEFRQREARATLLAREIESSPQYRARIAIENDECRTEEEKHSAVQRPSTDRDSPSLGSRDGKYNPLPQRVRDGSRGALRTNSSRGGRSGMGMTSRAPPQHYPDTSSSPIPEQRGINGGPSRMSPKSQRPIPRSTKPMSSPSSRPIEVSTSPSGSSRVYTPLSPKSASSASSMDSSSQSSTPDPRPAAEMSISTKPASPKTVAPSSEGKDPQAPVKELSSPCEIAKPPCKVLQTEQKRNQLDELRKFGAEFRLQATPCPDASLESFSLRQREQLESKMAPLDPVHVEIPESRDLGQKIPESVEETKEEQRICENNERPEEAASPASKGDAEEKEEQVVCDQVKKSTLNPNAKEFNPTKVLLAVNKATSTPTSPGPRSHSSTTTIPMLTAGQSGVYSPYISYINPLHMSPAVQAPQMYPYPVSNSVPGQQGKYRTKGPPQRSDQQNSATSLMQAAAAAGPPLVAATPYPSYISYSPQQFPGQPTMMQPMAHYPSQPVFAQMLQGNPRMIASGNHPQALVSSSNPQYQPTEQPTPQTLYAVHQSYSHHAPQLHPQPASTPTQSQQQSQHANPSPVQHQAGQPPHLGSAQPQQNLYHTAALTGTPPSMTPGPTAQSPQNSYPQQAVYAIHAHQQLQHGYANMSHVAQAHLQSGVTGAPPHPGAPHPPHPGAPHPTPVMLLHPSQTHGGPPQATVSQTGVSTPSPYTYIPHPQVQSHPSQQLPFHPPGN, translated from the exons ATGCTGAAGCAGCCGCAGTCCTCTCCGGCCACCCGCAAACCTGCCGCCACCACAGCAGCGGCCATGGCTGTGTCCACGCCAGGAGGCGGCTCTCCCGGGAGCCCCAACGGCAGCCTCCCCCCGGCCGGGAGCCGGAGCCAGGAGAGGCCCGGAGCGGGCAG GGGTCGGAGCATAGTGAAGGGTCTTCAGCCTCCG GTCTTTGAAGGCATTTATAATAACTCCAGAATGCTGCATTTTTTAACTGCTGTAGTG ggCTCGACGTGTGATGTGAAGGTGAAGAACGGGACCACGTACCAAGGCATCTTCAAGACCTTGAGCTCTAAG TTTGAGTTGGCCATCGATGCCGTGCACAAGAAGACGAGCGACCAGGTGCCAGGGCCGAAGCGCGAGGAGATCGTGGACACCATGATCTTCAAGCACTCGGACGTGATGCTCGTCCACTTCCACAATGTGGATTTCAGCTACGCTACGAAAG ATAAGTTCACAGATTCTGCCATCGCCATGAACTCCAAGGTGAATGGGGAACACAAGGACAAGGTTCTGATGCGCTGGGACGGAGGAGAAAACAGCGACGACTACGACCTGGACTCTGATATA TCCAATGGCTGGGATGCCAATGAGATGTTCAAGTTTAATGAGGACATCCATGGAGTGAAGACGACGTATGACAGCAGTCTGTCCTCATACAC AGTACCTCTAGAAAAAGACAACTCTGAGGAGTTCAGGCAGCGGGAGGCCCGGGCGACTCTCCTGGCCCGGGAGATCGAGTCCAGCCCGCAGTACAGAGCGCGGATCGCCATCGAGAACGACGAATGCCGGACAGAGGAGGAGAAGCACAGCGCGGTGCAGAGGCCCAGCACCGACCGAGACAGCCCCAGCCTCGGCTCAAG GGATGGAAAGTACAATCCTCTACCACAGCGGGTCCGAGATGGCTCACGAGGAGCCCTACGAACAAACTCCTCCAGAGGAGGCAGGTCCGGGATGGGGATGACGTCCCGTGCGCCCCCTCAGCATTATCCGGACACAAGCTCCAGCCCCATCCCCGAGCAGCGGGGCATAAATGGTG GGCCCTCAAGGATGTCCCCCAAATCGCAGCGTCCTATCCCCCGATCCACCAAGCCCATGTCCTCTCCGTCCAGCCGCCCTATAGAAGTTTCTACCTCCCCATCAG GTTCCTCCCGAGTCTACACCCCCCTGTCTCCAAAATCTGCCTCCTCTGCTAGCTCCATGGATTCATCTTCTCAGTCTTCGACCCCAGATCCCCGGCCTGCGGCGGAGATGAGTATCTCCACCAAACCCGCGTCTCCGAAGACAGTCGCTCCCAGCTCGGAAG GTAAGGACCCCCAAGCACCGGTGAAAGAGCTGAGCTCCCCGTGTGAGATTGCCAAGCCGCCGTGTAAAG TGCTGCAGACTGAGCAGAAGAGGAACCAGCTGGACGAACTGCGCAAATTTGGGGCCGAATTTCGG CTTCAGGCGACTCCATGTCCAGACGCCTCATTAGAGTCTTTCTCCTTGAGACAAAGGGAACAGCTagaaagtaaaatggccccactggATCCCGTTCACGTGGAGATCCCTGAATCGCGGGACCTGGGGCAGAAGATCCCTGAGTCGGTTGAAGAGACCAAGGAGGAACAGCGTATATGTGAGAATAACGAGCGCCCAGAAGAGGCGGCCAGTCCTGCCAGCAAAGGGGACGCCGAGGAGAAGGAGGAGCAAGTGGTGTGCGA cCAAGTGAAAAAATCCACTCTGAATCCCAACGCAAAGGAGTTTAATCCCACCAAGGTCCTCCTGGCAGTG AACAAGGCGACTAGCACGCCTACATCGCCCGGTCCCCGAAGTCATTCCTCCACTACCACCATCCCGATGCTGACGGCCGGCCAGAGCGGTGTGTACAGCCCGTACATCTCCTACATCAATCCGCTGCACATGAGCCCGGCCGTGCAG GCTCCTCAGATGTATCCGTACCCCGTATCTAACTCTGTGCCAGGCCAGCAGGGAAAATACAGAACAAAAG GTCCTCCCCAGCGCTCTGACCAGCAGAACTCGGCCACCTCCCTCATGCAGGCAGCGGCTGCGGCCGGACCGCCCCTTGTGGCTGCTACGCCCTATCCTTCCTACATCTCCTATAGCCCGCAGCAGTTCCCCGGACAGCCCACCATGATGCAGCCCATGGCTCATTACCCTTCACAG cctgtaTTTGCCCAGATGCTGCAGGGTAATCCTCGCATGATCGCGTCCGGGAATCATCCACAAGCCTTAGTTTCTTCCTCCAACCCGCAGTACCAACCCACAGAGCAGCCCACCCCCCAGACACTATATG CTGTGCACCAGTCGTACTCCCACCACGCACCTCAGCTGCACCCCCAGCCGGCCAGCACCCCCACCCAGAGCCAGCAGCAGTCTCAGCATGCCAACCCCAGCCCTGTGCAG CACCAGGCCGGCCAACCTCCGCACCTTGGCAGTGCTCAACCCCAGCAGAATCTGTACCACACAGCTGCCTTGACGGGAACGCCACCCTCCATGACTCCTGGACCCACTGCACAGTCCCCACAGAACAGCTACCCACAGCAGGCCGTGTACGCCATCCATGCCCACCAGCAGCTGCAGCACGGCTATGCAAACATGTCTCACGTCGCCCAG GCACATTTACAGAGTGGCGTTACTGGAGCACCTCCCCACCCCGGAGCGCCTCACCCACCACATCCCGGTGCCCCCCACCCTACACCCGTAATGCTCCTACATCCCTCACAGACACACGGTGGCCCCCCACAAGCAACAGTCTCACAGACCGGGGTATCCACCCCTTCTCCATATACCTATATACCACATCCCCAAG TTCAGTCTCATCCGTCCCAGCAGCTTCCATTTCATCCTCCCGGTAACTGA
- the ATXN2L gene encoding ataxin-2-like protein isoform X3: protein MLKQPQSSPATRKPAATTAAAMAVSTPGGGSPGSPNGSLPPAGSRSQERPGAGRGRSIVKGLQPPVFEGIYNNSRMLHFLTAVVGSTCDVKVKNGTTYQGIFKTLSSKFELAIDAVHKKTSDQVPGPKREEIVDTMIFKHSDVMLVHFHNVDFSYATKDKFTDSAIAMNSKVNGEHKDKVLMRWDGGENSDDYDLDSDISNGWDANEMFKFNEDIHGVKTTYDSSLSSYTVPLEKDNSEEFRQREARATLLAREIESSPQYRARIAIENDECRTEEEKHSAVQRPSTDRDSPSLGSRDGKYNPLPQRVRDGSRGALRTNSSRGGRSGMGMTSRAPPQHYPDTSSSPIPEQRGINGGPSRMSPKSQRPIPRSTKPMSSPSSRPIEVSTSPSGSSRVYTPLSPKSASSASSMDSSSQSSTPDPRPAAEMSISTKPASPKTVAPSSEGKDPQAPVKELSSPCEIAKPPCKVLQTEQKRNQLDELRKFGAEFRLQATPCPDASLESFSLRQREQLESKMAPLDPVHVEIPESRDLGQKIPESVEETKEEQRICENNERPEEAASPASKGDAEEKEEQVVCDQVKKSTLNPNAKEFNPTKVLLAVNKATSTPTSPGPRSHSSTTTIPMLTAGQSGVYSPYISYINPLHMSPAVQAPQMYPYPVSNSVPGQQGKYRTKGPPQRSDQQNSATSLMQAAAAAGPPLVAATPYPSYISYSPQQFPGQPTMMQPMAHYPSQPVFAQMLQGNPRMIASGNHPQALVSSSNPQYQPTEQPTPQTLYAAVHQSYSHHAPQLHPQPASTPTQSQQQSQHANPSPVQHQAGQPPHLGSAQPQQNLYHTAALTGTPPSMTPGPTAQSPQNSYPQQAVYAIHAHQQLQHGYANMSHVAQAHLQSGVTGAPPHPGAPHPPHPGAPHPTPVMLLHPSQTHGGPPQATVSQTGVSTPSPYTYIPHPQVQSHPSQQLPFHPPGN from the exons ATGCTGAAGCAGCCGCAGTCCTCTCCGGCCACCCGCAAACCTGCCGCCACCACAGCAGCGGCCATGGCTGTGTCCACGCCAGGAGGCGGCTCTCCCGGGAGCCCCAACGGCAGCCTCCCCCCGGCCGGGAGCCGGAGCCAGGAGAGGCCCGGAGCGGGCAG GGGTCGGAGCATAGTGAAGGGTCTTCAGCCTCCG GTCTTTGAAGGCATTTATAATAACTCCAGAATGCTGCATTTTTTAACTGCTGTAGTG ggCTCGACGTGTGATGTGAAGGTGAAGAACGGGACCACGTACCAAGGCATCTTCAAGACCTTGAGCTCTAAG TTTGAGTTGGCCATCGATGCCGTGCACAAGAAGACGAGCGACCAGGTGCCAGGGCCGAAGCGCGAGGAGATCGTGGACACCATGATCTTCAAGCACTCGGACGTGATGCTCGTCCACTTCCACAATGTGGATTTCAGCTACGCTACGAAAG ATAAGTTCACAGATTCTGCCATCGCCATGAACTCCAAGGTGAATGGGGAACACAAGGACAAGGTTCTGATGCGCTGGGACGGAGGAGAAAACAGCGACGACTACGACCTGGACTCTGATATA TCCAATGGCTGGGATGCCAATGAGATGTTCAAGTTTAATGAGGACATCCATGGAGTGAAGACGACGTATGACAGCAGTCTGTCCTCATACAC AGTACCTCTAGAAAAAGACAACTCTGAGGAGTTCAGGCAGCGGGAGGCCCGGGCGACTCTCCTGGCCCGGGAGATCGAGTCCAGCCCGCAGTACAGAGCGCGGATCGCCATCGAGAACGACGAATGCCGGACAGAGGAGGAGAAGCACAGCGCGGTGCAGAGGCCCAGCACCGACCGAGACAGCCCCAGCCTCGGCTCAAG GGATGGAAAGTACAATCCTCTACCACAGCGGGTCCGAGATGGCTCACGAGGAGCCCTACGAACAAACTCCTCCAGAGGAGGCAGGTCCGGGATGGGGATGACGTCCCGTGCGCCCCCTCAGCATTATCCGGACACAAGCTCCAGCCCCATCCCCGAGCAGCGGGGCATAAATGGTG GGCCCTCAAGGATGTCCCCCAAATCGCAGCGTCCTATCCCCCGATCCACCAAGCCCATGTCCTCTCCGTCCAGCCGCCCTATAGAAGTTTCTACCTCCCCATCAG GTTCCTCCCGAGTCTACACCCCCCTGTCTCCAAAATCTGCCTCCTCTGCTAGCTCCATGGATTCATCTTCTCAGTCTTCGACCCCAGATCCCCGGCCTGCGGCGGAGATGAGTATCTCCACCAAACCCGCGTCTCCGAAGACAGTCGCTCCCAGCTCGGAAG GTAAGGACCCCCAAGCACCGGTGAAAGAGCTGAGCTCCCCGTGTGAGATTGCCAAGCCGCCGTGTAAAG TGCTGCAGACTGAGCAGAAGAGGAACCAGCTGGACGAACTGCGCAAATTTGGGGCCGAATTTCGG CTTCAGGCGACTCCATGTCCAGACGCCTCATTAGAGTCTTTCTCCTTGAGACAAAGGGAACAGCTagaaagtaaaatggccccactggATCCCGTTCACGTGGAGATCCCTGAATCGCGGGACCTGGGGCAGAAGATCCCTGAGTCGGTTGAAGAGACCAAGGAGGAACAGCGTATATGTGAGAATAACGAGCGCCCAGAAGAGGCGGCCAGTCCTGCCAGCAAAGGGGACGCCGAGGAGAAGGAGGAGCAAGTGGTGTGCGA cCAAGTGAAAAAATCCACTCTGAATCCCAACGCAAAGGAGTTTAATCCCACCAAGGTCCTCCTGGCAGTG AACAAGGCGACTAGCACGCCTACATCGCCCGGTCCCCGAAGTCATTCCTCCACTACCACCATCCCGATGCTGACGGCCGGCCAGAGCGGTGTGTACAGCCCGTACATCTCCTACATCAATCCGCTGCACATGAGCCCGGCCGTGCAG GCTCCTCAGATGTATCCGTACCCCGTATCTAACTCTGTGCCAGGCCAGCAGGGAAAATACAGAACAAAAG GTCCTCCCCAGCGCTCTGACCAGCAGAACTCGGCCACCTCCCTCATGCAGGCAGCGGCTGCGGCCGGACCGCCCCTTGTGGCTGCTACGCCCTATCCTTCCTACATCTCCTATAGCCCGCAGCAGTTCCCCGGACAGCCCACCATGATGCAGCCCATGGCTCATTACCCTTCACAG cctgtaTTTGCCCAGATGCTGCAGGGTAATCCTCGCATGATCGCGTCCGGGAATCATCCACAAGCCTTAGTTTCTTCCTCCAACCCGCAGTACCAACCCACAGAGCAGCCCACCCCCCAGACACTATATG CAGCTGTGCACCAGTCGTACTCCCACCACGCACCTCAGCTGCACCCCCAGCCGGCCAGCACCCCCACCCAGAGCCAGCAGCAGTCTCAGCATGCCAACCCCAGCCCTGTGCAG CACCAGGCCGGCCAACCTCCGCACCTTGGCAGTGCTCAACCCCAGCAGAATCTGTACCACACAGCTGCCTTGACGGGAACGCCACCCTCCATGACTCCTGGACCCACTGCACAGTCCCCACAGAACAGCTACCCACAGCAGGCCGTGTACGCCATCCATGCCCACCAGCAGCTGCAGCACGGCTATGCAAACATGTCTCACGTCGCCCAG GCACATTTACAGAGTGGCGTTACTGGAGCACCTCCCCACCCCGGAGCGCCTCACCCACCACATCCCGGTGCCCCCCACCCTACACCCGTAATGCTCCTACATCCCTCACAGACACACGGTGGCCCCCCACAAGCAACAGTCTCACAGACCGGGGTATCCACCCCTTCTCCATATACCTATATACCACATCCCCAAG TTCAGTCTCATCCGTCCCAGCAGCTTCCATTTCATCCTCCCGGTAACTGA
- the ATXN2L gene encoding ataxin-2-like protein isoform X6: protein MQLLRAADGDLCVPPSGASSYRGRSIVKGLQPPVFEGIYNNSRMLHFLTAVVGSTCDVKVKNGTTYQGIFKTLSSKFELAIDAVHKKTSDQVPGPKREEIVDTMIFKHSDVMLVHFHNVDFSYATKDKFTDSAIAMNSKVNGEHKDKVLMRWDGGENSDDYDLDSDISNGWDANEMFKFNEDIHGVKTTYDSSLSSYTVPLEKDNSEEFRQREARATLLAREIESSPQYRARIAIENDECRTEEEKHSAVQRPSTDRDSPSLGSRDGKYNPLPQRVRDGSRGALRTNSSRGGRSGMGMTSRAPPQHYPDTSSSPIPEQRGINGGPSRMSPKSQRPIPRSTKPMSSPSSRPIEVSTSPSGSSRVYTPLSPKSASSASSMDSSSQSSTPDPRPAAEMSISTKPASPKTVAPSSEGKDPQAPVKELSSPCEIAKPPCKVLQTEQKRNQLDELRKFGAEFRLQATPCPDASLESFSLRQREQLESKMAPLDPVHVEIPESRDLGQKIPESVEETKEEQRICENNERPEEAASPASKGDAEEKEEQVVCEYVYRGQVKKSTLNPNAKEFNPTKVLLAVNKATSTPTSPGPRSHSSTTTIPMLTAGQSGVYSPYISYINPLHMSPAVQAPQMYPYPVSNSVPGQQGKYRTKGPPQRSDQQNSATSLMQAAAAAGPPLVAATPYPSYISYSPQQFPGQPTMMQPMAHYPSQPVFAQMLQGNPRMIASGNHPQALVSSSNPQYQPTEQPTPQTLYAVHQSYSHHAPQLHPQPASTPTQSQQQSQHANPSPVQHQAGQPPHLGSAQPQQNLYHTAALTGTPPSMTPGPTAQSPQNSYPQQAVYAIHAHQQLQHGYANMSHVAQAHLQSGVTGAPPHPGAPHPPHPGAPHPTPVMLLHPSQTHGGPPQATVSQTGVSTPSPYTYIPHPQVQSHPSQQLPFHPPGN, encoded by the exons ATGCAGCTTCTCCGGGCGGCGGACGGTGACCTGTGCGTGCCGCCATCGGGGGCCTCATCTTACCG GGGTCGGAGCATAGTGAAGGGTCTTCAGCCTCCG GTCTTTGAAGGCATTTATAATAACTCCAGAATGCTGCATTTTTTAACTGCTGTAGTG ggCTCGACGTGTGATGTGAAGGTGAAGAACGGGACCACGTACCAAGGCATCTTCAAGACCTTGAGCTCTAAG TTTGAGTTGGCCATCGATGCCGTGCACAAGAAGACGAGCGACCAGGTGCCAGGGCCGAAGCGCGAGGAGATCGTGGACACCATGATCTTCAAGCACTCGGACGTGATGCTCGTCCACTTCCACAATGTGGATTTCAGCTACGCTACGAAAG ATAAGTTCACAGATTCTGCCATCGCCATGAACTCCAAGGTGAATGGGGAACACAAGGACAAGGTTCTGATGCGCTGGGACGGAGGAGAAAACAGCGACGACTACGACCTGGACTCTGATATA TCCAATGGCTGGGATGCCAATGAGATGTTCAAGTTTAATGAGGACATCCATGGAGTGAAGACGACGTATGACAGCAGTCTGTCCTCATACAC AGTACCTCTAGAAAAAGACAACTCTGAGGAGTTCAGGCAGCGGGAGGCCCGGGCGACTCTCCTGGCCCGGGAGATCGAGTCCAGCCCGCAGTACAGAGCGCGGATCGCCATCGAGAACGACGAATGCCGGACAGAGGAGGAGAAGCACAGCGCGGTGCAGAGGCCCAGCACCGACCGAGACAGCCCCAGCCTCGGCTCAAG GGATGGAAAGTACAATCCTCTACCACAGCGGGTCCGAGATGGCTCACGAGGAGCCCTACGAACAAACTCCTCCAGAGGAGGCAGGTCCGGGATGGGGATGACGTCCCGTGCGCCCCCTCAGCATTATCCGGACACAAGCTCCAGCCCCATCCCCGAGCAGCGGGGCATAAATGGTG GGCCCTCAAGGATGTCCCCCAAATCGCAGCGTCCTATCCCCCGATCCACCAAGCCCATGTCCTCTCCGTCCAGCCGCCCTATAGAAGTTTCTACCTCCCCATCAG GTTCCTCCCGAGTCTACACCCCCCTGTCTCCAAAATCTGCCTCCTCTGCTAGCTCCATGGATTCATCTTCTCAGTCTTCGACCCCAGATCCCCGGCCTGCGGCGGAGATGAGTATCTCCACCAAACCCGCGTCTCCGAAGACAGTCGCTCCCAGCTCGGAAG GTAAGGACCCCCAAGCACCGGTGAAAGAGCTGAGCTCCCCGTGTGAGATTGCCAAGCCGCCGTGTAAAG TGCTGCAGACTGAGCAGAAGAGGAACCAGCTGGACGAACTGCGCAAATTTGGGGCCGAATTTCGG CTTCAGGCGACTCCATGTCCAGACGCCTCATTAGAGTCTTTCTCCTTGAGACAAAGGGAACAGCTagaaagtaaaatggccccactggATCCCGTTCACGTGGAGATCCCTGAATCGCGGGACCTGGGGCAGAAGATCCCTGAGTCGGTTGAAGAGACCAAGGAGGAACAGCGTATATGTGAGAATAACGAGCGCCCAGAAGAGGCGGCCAGTCCTGCCAGCAAAGGGGACGCCGAGGAGAAGGAGGAGCAAGTGGTGTGCGAGTACGTATACCGGGG cCAAGTGAAAAAATCCACTCTGAATCCCAACGCAAAGGAGTTTAATCCCACCAAGGTCCTCCTGGCAGTG AACAAGGCGACTAGCACGCCTACATCGCCCGGTCCCCGAAGTCATTCCTCCACTACCACCATCCCGATGCTGACGGCCGGCCAGAGCGGTGTGTACAGCCCGTACATCTCCTACATCAATCCGCTGCACATGAGCCCGGCCGTGCAG GCTCCTCAGATGTATCCGTACCCCGTATCTAACTCTGTGCCAGGCCAGCAGGGAAAATACAGAACAAAAG GTCCTCCCCAGCGCTCTGACCAGCAGAACTCGGCCACCTCCCTCATGCAGGCAGCGGCTGCGGCCGGACCGCCCCTTGTGGCTGCTACGCCCTATCCTTCCTACATCTCCTATAGCCCGCAGCAGTTCCCCGGACAGCCCACCATGATGCAGCCCATGGCTCATTACCCTTCACAG cctgtaTTTGCCCAGATGCTGCAGGGTAATCCTCGCATGATCGCGTCCGGGAATCATCCACAAGCCTTAGTTTCTTCCTCCAACCCGCAGTACCAACCCACAGAGCAGCCCACCCCCCAGACACTATATG CTGTGCACCAGTCGTACTCCCACCACGCACCTCAGCTGCACCCCCAGCCGGCCAGCACCCCCACCCAGAGCCAGCAGCAGTCTCAGCATGCCAACCCCAGCCCTGTGCAG CACCAGGCCGGCCAACCTCCGCACCTTGGCAGTGCTCAACCCCAGCAGAATCTGTACCACACAGCTGCCTTGACGGGAACGCCACCCTCCATGACTCCTGGACCCACTGCACAGTCCCCACAGAACAGCTACCCACAGCAGGCCGTGTACGCCATCCATGCCCACCAGCAGCTGCAGCACGGCTATGCAAACATGTCTCACGTCGCCCAG GCACATTTACAGAGTGGCGTTACTGGAGCACCTCCCCACCCCGGAGCGCCTCACCCACCACATCCCGGTGCCCCCCACCCTACACCCGTAATGCTCCTACATCCCTCACAGACACACGGTGGCCCCCCACAAGCAACAGTCTCACAGACCGGGGTATCCACCCCTTCTCCATATACCTATATACCACATCCCCAAG TTCAGTCTCATCCGTCCCAGCAGCTTCCATTTCATCCTCCCGGTAACTGA